Proteins co-encoded in one Streptococcus pyogenes genomic window:
- a CDS encoding PASTA domain-containing protein, with translation MPKRIRKALGVVGKLMSIVPDTTEIIGKTIDNSRPIIEKRMEQKHEKEMQLRTINDVINLPVDQAQAHLEQLGFVVATIPAKPHKKWLHSNLNEVVAMSPKSGKYKIGSLIKLYYITVDVLEKSQDLLDQENLRTVERNQKIADTFESVKHIRFPFKKWR, from the coding sequence ATGCCAAAGAGAATAAGAAAAGCTCTAGGAGTAGTTGGGAAACTGATGTCAATTGTTCCTGACACTACTGAAATTATTGGAAAAACGATTGATAACAGTCGACCAATTATCGAAAAACGTATGGAACAAAAACATGAAAAAGAGATGCAATTACGCACGATAAATGATGTGATTAATCTTCCTGTTGATCAGGCACAAGCTCATTTGGAACAACTTGGCTTTGTAGTAGCCACTATACCTGCTAAGCCTCATAAAAAATGGCTTCATAGTAATCTCAATGAAGTGGTTGCTATGTCTCCAAAATCTGGTAAATATAAGATAGGAAGCCTGATCAAACTCTACTACATTACTGTTGATGTTTTGGAAAAAAGTCAAGACTTATTAGACCAAGAAAACTTGCGGACTGTGGAACGCAATCAAAAAATCGCTGATACTTTTGAGTCTGTCAAACACATTCGATTTCCTTTTAAAAAATGGCGTTGA